One Clostridium estertheticum DNA segment encodes these proteins:
- the sdaAA gene encoding L-serine ammonia-lyase, iron-sulfur-dependent, subunit alpha, with protein sequence MFVNKGVNLVHICEENNIPIWEYTIMSEQEESGLSRLEIIEKMRKNLNIMREAAEYGLTNETRSISGLIGGDAIKLNKYASSANTLTGEFMIKAMARALSCSEVNAAMGKIVAAPTAGSCGILPAVIITAGEKLNKNEDDLINALFTASGIGIIIAKNATLSGAEGGCQAECGAAAAMGAAAVVEMMGGTPAMAMDAAAIVIKNILGLVCDPVAGLVEVPCAKRNIAGAVSALTTADLVMSGVTSRIPFDDTVIAMYKVGKQLPCELRETAMGGLATTPTGLRLAKEILGK encoded by the coding sequence ATGTTTGTAAACAAAGGAGTAAATCTTGTACATATATGTGAAGAAAACAATATACCAATTTGGGAATATACAATAATGTCTGAACAAGAAGAAAGTGGGCTTTCACGCCTGGAAATTATTGAAAAGATGAGAAAAAATTTAAATATAATGAGGGAAGCCGCAGAATATGGACTTACAAATGAAACTAGATCAATAAGCGGTTTAATAGGTGGAGATGCAATTAAACTTAACAAGTATGCCAGTTCTGCGAATACGTTGACAGGCGAATTTATGATAAAAGCAATGGCTAGGGCTCTATCTTGCTCAGAAGTGAATGCAGCTATGGGCAAAATCGTTGCCGCACCTACGGCGGGGTCTTGTGGGATACTTCCTGCAGTAATTATTACAGCAGGAGAAAAATTAAATAAAAATGAGGATGATCTAATTAATGCCTTATTTACTGCTTCAGGCATAGGAATTATAATAGCTAAGAATGCAACATTATCAGGGGCTGAAGGTGGATGTCAGGCTGAATGTGGAGCAGCCGCTGCAATGGGCGCAGCGGCTGTAGTAGAAATGATGGGTGGTACTCCTGCCATGGCAATGGATGCAGCGGCTATTGTGATAAAAAACATATTAGGACTGGTTTGTGACCCTGTTGCAGGCCTGGTTGAGGTGCCTTGCGCTAAACGAAATATAGCTGGGGCTGTAAGTGCCTTAACCACTGCAGATTTGGTTATGAGCGGTGTAACTAGTAGAATACCTTTTGATGATACCGTAATTGCTATGTATAAGGTAGGTAAGCAATTGCCTTGCGAGCTTAGAGAGACAGCTATGGGTGGTCTTGCAACTACTCCTACAGGCCTACGCCTTGCAAAAGAAATTTTAGGGAAATAA
- the sdaAB gene encoding L-serine ammonia-lyase, iron-sulfur-dependent subunit beta yields the protein MKNYSVFDILGPIMIGPSSSHTAGAARLGKIASIIAGGNIVSVQFVLHGSFAKTYKGHGSDRALVAGILGMDPWDDRLKDALIIAKQQGLGVEFVEGDLGDVHPNTVKFIITKEDGKIVEIIGSSVGGGNILIFEVDGQPVEFTGNYPTIIISHKDIPGMISKVSTMLFDENVNIATMNVYRNSRGLKAAMVFETDTIVPENVLDKIRCLGDVYDIREISPVLRS from the coding sequence ATGAAAAACTATAGTGTTTTTGATATATTAGGTCCAATTATGATAGGGCCATCAAGTTCCCATACAGCTGGGGCAGCTAGGCTTGGGAAAATTGCTTCTATAATTGCAGGTGGAAATATTGTATCGGTGCAATTTGTTTTACATGGTTCATTTGCTAAAACTTACAAAGGTCACGGATCGGATAGAGCATTGGTAGCAGGAATTTTAGGAATGGATCCCTGGGATGATAGACTTAAAGACGCCTTAATCATAGCTAAACAGCAAGGGCTCGGTGTAGAGTTTGTGGAGGGAGATTTGGGGGACGTTCATCCTAATACAGTAAAGTTTATTATAACAAAAGAAGATGGAAAAATAGTTGAAATTATTGGATCCTCTGTTGGAGGCGGGAATATTTTAATCTTTGAGGTTGATGGTCAACCAGTTGAGTTTACAGGTAACTATCCAACAATTATAATTAGCCATAAAGATATTCCAGGTATGATTTCAAAAGTAAGTACCATGTTATTTGATGAAAATGTTAATATAGCAACTATGAATGTATATAGAAACAGCAGAGGGCTAAAAGCGGCTATGGTGTTCGAAACAGATACCATAGTGCCTGAAAATGTACTAGATAAAATCAGGTGTTTAGGTGATGTTTATGATATAAGGGAAATATCACCAGTACTACGGTCCTAA